The stretch of DNA GACCTTGCACTCCATCCCGTAGAGTCCAGCCCGGATCCGCGCCGCATTACGTACATGCTGGCCCAGCTTGGATTCCGGCGGGCGATGCTTTGTCCAATTTGGGAGGACGCCGGGGTGCGGGGTGCGATAGTCTTGGCCGGGTGTGAAGACGCGCCGTGGCAGGAAGATTACCACGAGACGGCGTCGGCGTTCTGCCGGTCTCTGGCCATAGCCATGCGGCAGGAAGAGCTCCGGGAACAGGTGCGAAGCCAGCACGAGGAGCTTGAACGGAAAGTTCGCAAGCGCACGGAGGAGCTGCAGAAGCTGGTGAATCATATGGCCGGCCGCGAGATCCGCATGGCCGAGCTCAAGGAGGTCATCAAGATGCTGAGGAAGCAACTCCTCGAGGCCGGCCTCAAACCTGTTGTGGACGATCCTCTCGCGTCCCCCGAAGAATCGGACTGGTCTACCTGATGAGGAGCCCCCTACCTGGCACCTCTGCCGCCGATGTCATCCGCACTTGCAGGTCGGCGGACAGGGCCCACTGCACGACCTCCCCGACGAGGTTCGCGAACCTGTACCACCCCGCGAGTAAAACATTACCTCTGTGAAGAGCTGGGAAGTCTTCTCGCTGCCGCAGGATGGGCAACGGAGGTACTCGGCCTGTTCTCTTTGACGGATGCTCAGGAAAAGCTCGAAACGTTGCCCGCAGCTCGAACACACGAACTCATAGGTCGGCACGTGCGCTCACCTCTCTGGGATTGATCAGGTCCAGCCCTCCAACTCCAGCCTACCACCGTCTGCGACATTACCTTGCAAAGATGTCGATTGTTTCTATCTTCCACAAACGAATTCTTCGTGGACTCTGGGGCGCGTAGGAGAACGGGTGGCGCGCTCGCGGCTGCGAGAACAAGGTAGGGTGGAGTTCCTCTCCACAGAGGGGTTCCGTTCGGCCAATGGGTCGGACGGTCTCGAACCCATAGGCTCAGCGCCATAGAGAAAAAGAAAAGACGGAACGAAGGAGGCTGAATGGGATTGGGTTTCGAAGCCTTGTCCGTGGGGCTCCTCGAGACGAATTGCTATCTGATCTGGGATGAGTTGTCTTCGCAGGCGCTTATCCTCGACCCGGGAGACGAAGCGATGAGGATTGCCCGCCGCGCGAGGGAGCTGGGCCTTTCCGTTGTCGCGGTAGCGATTACGCACGGCCACGTGGACCATGCTGGGGCAGCAGGCTCCCTCGCAGAGCTCTTCGGCGTCCCTGTGCTGGTTCATCCCGCGGATCTGGACCTCCTCCAGGCCATGCCGTTTCAGGCCAGCATGTTCGGCTTGCCGGAACCGGATCCCATTCCCGAGACCGCGCCTTTGCGGGACGGTGACCGGGTTGTGCTCGGCCGCTCGGTACTCGAGGTCCGGCACACCCCGGGCCACAGTGCTGGGAGCGTGTCCCTTCTATCCCAAGACGGACGAAAGGCCTGGGTCGGAGATCTCATCTTCCAGGGGGCGGTAGGCCGGACGGACCTTCCTGGAGGGTCGGTGGCAGCGCTCCGGGACTCGCTGCGGAGTGTCATTCTCTCTTTACCTGACGATTGGGTACTGTGTCCAGGCCACGGTCCCCTTACGACGGTGGGAGAGGAAAGGAGCGCCAACCCGTTTGTGCACGAGCTGGGCGGATAGCGCTTTGCCTGCTTAGGGCTTGAGCCTTGGGGGCGAGAATCGCGGGGACGCAACTCGGGAAAGCCGGAAGCTCAGGAGATCGTGGCGATGAGTGAGGGGAAAGAGCGGGTTC from candidate division KSB1 bacterium encodes:
- a CDS encoding MBL fold metallo-hydrolase, with product MGLGFEALSVGLLETNCYLIWDELSSQALILDPGDEAMRIARRARELGLSVVAVAITHGHVDHAGAAGSLAELFGVPVLVHPADLDLLQAMPFQASMFGLPEPDPIPETAPLRDGDRVVLGRSVLEVRHTPGHSAGSVSLLSQDGRKAWVGDLIFQGAVGRTDLPGGSVAALRDSLRSVILSLPDDWVLCPGHGPLTTVGEERSANPFVHELGG
- a CDS encoding zinc ribbon domain-containing protein, which encodes MPTYEFVCSSCGQRFELFLSIRQREQAEYLRCPSCGSEKTSQLFTEVMFYSRGGTGSRTSSGRSCSGPCPPTCKCG